In Apis cerana isolate GH-2021 linkage group LG5, AcerK_1.0, whole genome shotgun sequence, a single genomic region encodes these proteins:
- the LOC107994427 gene encoding protein unc-79 homolog isoform X7, producing MGTRFAAFSLKLTSLHDYYQRLLHGSQPVPSGLDMANTLKFFSQMLLSLLKEVREAPLEMVKSQKYDAERMALYPNLDYKQLYNALTQLIDVVSSIHAGLQAFGQALLQCIACLLPFLDHDLIDNVAYLTASSISVLPLELHQDIVNYLCFYILPFTITRKTEDGTENAASQSIAAVIMMIFQYSTNPAHHCQLLECLMALKPGVVKDILCVVAYGTAPARASAAKLLFYYWPSFNPNLFDRRAVLVKFANDLAPFVCQRDSCPNAGSAEAGKVCYDHRISITFASETPPPMYLCIECANEIHRSHPNQMFYDILHPMQQVSMICENKNCKATDKSAISVCFSTECASYNGNHPIRYCHKCHNNRHDKGRGEDHVYHTALPHISKLDSQTQTYMVQAIVSLLKEAEPLSMDSNRDISEISTNKDSAGFPGSGSSGGGSGGSGGQFDSATLEERQLLGRYGVWLLVGLCTPNQETSIEILGRLLSMLFHWFHVTAYSFDGTKKSLMHLIFSVGQAESALEKLKTEYVCGWLSEVMKTHYEVFISCLLPHPADYVRVGGHWETLASRTSHLKDGLNRLFCLVPYEVITPDVWDYVMPHWMEAMVNDVPEYELHELKMILCKILDRDMSPLGFDAKKMYNFVAKRFVNTCAKVQEQALNWLQTLTMLEISIPLCQLFSMFSDGVAVMGAMNSTESEQKPSKGTKKEDDEGNAICSVVENESGKSTPLSDDVVPTPRHMEFTTNAELNLSCCILMLDILLKQMELQNVDKHTGISTWVCKDACRLMKSILASNWNNCHVCATNSECTYCESSVIWHQLCLQLVTYMAPENPAYPPDKIVDESAEEHGRKSPEASRKGDSKSDVVISMPVPEMHSVGGVLAHMPQFFEQIMTATVETVSEQLDLAAIMPTEKVMSAFARAVTLSETDVATATVSVAKPRIIGENDEPLNLSPENETDDFWHTSVGKFRFNIEDLPEQLQYIHKLLKEIMTIDKPDILYYMLQCLNVMCLYGDAFNMAVKDHQGFFIWCQENLLIKNLWELLNGEHSHIAHVTVPLLLHCVTLPCGIDTFWRLIQEEFHNSDWRIRFVAVERVTLIARFMDSTPLRNVISLQAALANAFCYLIASMDDINVYVAQRATLYLGTIHDTAMRSLILCLETQFDSVIVDRPMVLQSLYQLHNSLSDRHILTWEFFLNRFDALFLEAQINLERSGDIPYLRDLRNTDLNSEIFMKKLHRAQEALSQSEGSGTNSIKTLSASFGTKWPYKRTMSAPASMIPRQDTKQEKEKVYSRQYSAPILKRKSSRFGLGQLLGSTPPNNSIPDGHVHSLNMVDETSALPGYTHKIVDLEEADKETMHLLVFLLMQFLSRQDQAYPTDEKPLSKTQGIVLRHLYLLLGYNQTERIFHTSPQRLRVSPVFNVFIANLPQLLDQNHVMGWMMTPPVLAILQHCPCPPQGVPPSDHQTPTYSLWYLEPHNRRSWLMSLLVILYKCQYGQQPWCNQLQVLIKIVLNTLDTQHHQCKRIPATVVMSAPSRSRDVSQPSLGVDHELMTMGDMNAESPPMRTPIVSVHQRSPGPTHSQMETHWEESTPTCRYMNKHSSTLHGSSGGSLGELEETPIAVTRSISLHGSRITTDILTKTDWNNQNVIKKSEGISRPTWFLGSEEESHQSTKIGPQKKWSVHEGVKMMVTSTLLTGQADLQRYTSRIEKVTERAEKGILDKAIPEKPATEKAAQERNVTVQIAFNGDIASSKPFGLSTALATTLPAQVQKYDFSKEKMPPTGSSNSDSPNSKQLGRQKRIEQTVTIASPVSPGQVVTVTSSDQSSSPAVSSISSQITSTDNGQHPSWNEPPHPLTAPTVERLLPIGTTIRPTGPRPAQRILRCEDTYGSPESPLSKMDVLTVSSSFDQDSETCISSDITSPRSISQLEFPLPERLLPVGPHRDFTGLVEHVRQVLGVREIEDSNKYNNGNSGKTDGQAPIKQDSTTSENMSASLVPTSNEIQSSRSTSPRRLIKQVALESPPPAIESSDYPVRAFDPDRRGRAKDHVRIQRDKRKDSITGHDGPLTRRAESWSGPQLQPNFDIASQQAYHADFNLKQSLFRIGDDCIYERCSECGTIKEEYSDEELGLCIINLGTFIHREPSLAAPLLPEILRVVTKVALNAMYPWQSETNMHLPGGAISVAHQFLRCVLHQLAPNGVFLQMFQTHLNENTRMQFFKSVTQALVDFNELNPIAPLQLLLEALNAKKSLPMERLPIILFNIACYLDCLPLETGLSPGATTWSGLLAQFDGLFRRLVLILSSIEDTTPLLRIMISLLKVPGIQLKSMLDPFAKVLSYAIQNSTIKYNYLTDLCYLCHRGFIKDRDKHFFGRTIVFELIQAIKFKTTIPDSNFLLLLHFVLQDIGGSLPNTIALENIQTDISPIYNTNASESLKNQLSDVLDFLADFHTLSKVKSYSKGMQAGLNEDTLGGILKCGLAQFVALEITRGNNRENRAVARYLPWLYSAPSMIQQGAREYVDCIGHIRLLSWLLLGSLTHTSMYAGNNTHNNHGQSIPSAQPIPQEVSCHVADHVQVIFSGFPEQSKASVLHMSSLFHAFILCQLWTMYLEELSKNPSNNEGHITMNILLEFWGKITPCILQLVEYSKVLAEMVNLHFLSLLEALLECGSILLSKLLPLWSPILYSHHVQLPGHLQVRLQNCRDFPPNKMSEHFASSRRESNATLLRWLHRLQFKMGQIEMQSSTATQFYSI from the exons aTGGGGACTAGATTCGCAGCAT ttTCGTTGAAGCTGACTAGCCTTCACGACTATTATCAGAGACTTCTTCATGGCAGTCAACCTGTACCCTCCGGTCTCGACATGGCGAACAcgttgaaattcttttctcaaatGTTGTTGT cTCTGTTGAAAGAAGTGCGGGAGGCACCCCTCGAAATGGTGAAATCGCAAAAGTACGACGCGGAACGGATGGCCCTTTACCCCAACCTGGACTACAAACAGTTGTACAACGCCCTCACCCAGCTGATCGACGTCGTCTCCTCCATTCACGCAGGCCTCCAAG CGTTTGGCCAGGCATTGCTACAGTGCATCGCGTGCCTCCTACCATTTCTCGACCACGATTTAATCGACAACGTTGCCTATTTGACGGCCAGCTCGATCTCCGTGCTTCCCCTCGAACTTCACCAGGACATCGTCAATTATCTCTGTTTCTACATTCTTCCATTCACCATCA CAAGGAAAACTGAAGATGGAACGGAAAACGCGGCCAGTCAGTCGATAGCAGCCGTCATCATGATGATCTTTCAGTATTCTACTAATCCAG CGCACCATTGTCAATTATTGGAATGCCTGATGGCATTGAAGCCGGGCGTCGTCAAGGACATTCTATGCGTGGTCGCCTACGGCACAGCGCCCGCGAGAGCCTCGGCTGCCAAATTGCTCTTCTACTACTGGCCTTCGTTCAACCCCAACCTCTTCGACCGCAGGGCCGTCCTGGTCAAATTCGCGA ATGACTTGGCGCCGTTCGTGTGTCAAAGGGACTCCTGTCCGAACGCGGGCAGCGCAGAGGCGGGCAAAGTGTGCTACGATCATCGCATATCCATCACCTTCGCCTCCGAGACACCGCCGCCCATGTACCTTTGCATCGAGTGCGCCAACGAGATTCACAGATCTCATCCCAATCAAATGTTCTACGATATTTTGCACCCCATGCAACAAGTGTCAATGATATGCGAGAACAAG AATTGCAAAGCGACGGACAAATCGGCGATCAGCGTCTGTTTCTCGACCGAGTGCGCGAGTTACAACGGGAATCATCCGATCCGCTACTGCCACAAGTGTCACAACAATCGTCACGACAAGGGGCGAGGGGAGGACCACGTGTATCACACCGCGCTCCCGCACATCTCGAAACTGGACTCCCAGACGCAGACTTACATGGTCCAGGCGATCGTCAG CCTGCTTAAGGAAGCTGAACCGCTAAGTATGGATAGTAACCGAGACATCTCGGAAATAAGTACTAATAAGGACAGCGCAGGATTCCCAGGGAGCGGGAGCAGCGGCGGTGGTTCCGGGGGCAGCGGCGGCCAATTCGATTCGGCGACCCTCGAGGAGAGGCAGCTGCTAGGGAGATACGGTGTCTGGCTGTTGGTCGGGCTTTGCACCCCGAACCAGGAAACGTCGATCGAAATTCTCGGCCGTTTATTGTCAATGCTATTTCATTGGTTTCATGTTACTGCCTACTCTTTCGATGGTACTAAAAAAAGCCTTATGCACCTTATCTTTTCTGTTG gacAAGCGGAGAGCGCGTTGGAGAAACTGAAAACCGAATACGTGTGCGGATGGCTGTCAGAGGTGATGAAAACTCACTACGAGGTCTTCATCTCCTGCCTTCTTCCCCATCCAGCGGACTACGTCCGTGTAGGAGGGCACTG GGAGACGCTTGCCTCGAGGACGTCGCATCTGAAGGACGGATTGAATCGTCTGTTCTGCTTGGTTCCTTACGAGGTGATCACTCCAGACGTTTGGGACTACGTGATGCCACACTGGATGGAGGCGATGGTGAACGACGTGCCCGAGTACGAGCTTCACgagttaaaaatgattttatg CAAAATATTGGACAGAGACATGAGTCCTCTCGGCTTCGACGCTAAGAAAATGTACAATTTCGTGGCGAAACGATTTGTCAACACTTGCGCCAAGGTTCAAGAGCAAGCTCTGAATTGGCTGCAAACCTTGACTATGCTCGAGATCAGCATCCCCCTCTGTCAACTGTTCTCCATGTTCAGCGATGGGGTGGCCGTCATGGGCGCCATGAACTCCACGGAGTCTGAGCAGAAGCCGAGTAAAGGCACCAAGAAGGAGGATGACGAGGGAAACGCCATAT GTTCTGTGGTCGAAAACGAATCGGGGAAATCGACGCCATTGTCCGACGACGTGGTCCCAACACCGAGACACATGGAATTCACCACGAATGCCGAACTAAATCTGTCTTGTTGCATTCTCATGCTCGATATATTGTTGAAACag ATGGAGTTGCAGAACGTGGACAAGCACACAGGGATCAGTACGTGGGTATGCAAGGACGCGTGTCGTCTGATGAAGTCGATTCTCGCCTCCAATTGGAACAACTGTCACGTGTGCGCCACGAACAGCGAGTGCACCTATTGCGAGTCGAGCGTGATCTGGCATCAGTTGTGCCTCCAGCTTGTCACCTACATGGCACCGGAAAATCCCGCTTATCCGCCTGAC AAAATCGTGGACGAGTCGGCGGAAGAACACGGGAGGAAGAGTCCAGAGGCGTCGAGGAAAGGAGACTCGAAATCCGACGTGGTGATCAGTATGCCTGTACCGGAAATGCATTCGGTCGGTGGCGTTCTTGCCCACATGCCTCAG TTCTTCGAACAGATCATGACAGCCACAGTAGAGACAGTTTCGGAGCAGCTGGACCTCGCGGCTATCATGCCCACCGAGAAGGTTATGTCCGCTTTTGCACGTGCCGTCACCCTTTCCGAGACTGACGTAG CGACAGCGACCGTGAGCGTGGCCAAACCAAGAATAATAGGAGAGAATGACGAGCCATTAAATCTGAGTCCGGAAAACGAGACGGATGATTTCTGGCACACCTCTGTTGGAAAGTTTCGATTCAATATCGAGGATCTTCCCGAACAATTGCAGTATATTCATAAACTTTTGAAG GAGATCATGACGATCGACAAACCCGACATACTCTACTACATGCTCCAATGTTTAAACGTGATGTGCCTTTACGGCGATGCTTTCAACATGGCGGTGAAGGATCATCAAGGATTCTTCATATGGtgtcaagaaaatttattgataaaaaa TCTATGGGAACTTCTAAACGGCGAGCATTCTCACATAGCCCACGTCACAGTGCCATTGTTGCTCCATTGCGTGACTTTGCCTTGTGGAATAGATACCTTCTGGCGACTGATACAGGAAGAGTTCCACAATTCTGATTGGCGTATTCGTTTCGTGGCAG TCGAAAGAGTTACACTGATCGCAAGATTCATGGATTCTACTCCTCTGAGGAACGTCATCAGCCTCCAAGCTGCCCTAGCAAATGCATTCTGCTATCTAATCGCAAGTATGGACGACATAAATGTGTACGTTGCTCAGAGAGCCACCTTGTACCTTGGCACCATCCACGATACAGCTATGAGA TCCCTGATCCTCTGCTTGGAGACCCAATTCGATTCAGTGATAGTCGACCGGCCGATGGTTCTCCAATCATTGTACCAGTTGCACAACAGTCTCAGTGATAGACATATTTTGACTTGGGAATTTTTCCTCAATCGTTTCGACGCGCTCTTCCTCGAGGCGCAAATCAATTTGGAAAGATCTGGAGATATACCCTATCTACGCG ATCTCAGAAATACGGATTTGAACAGCGAAATCTTCATGAAGAAGTTGCACAGAGCGCAGGAGGCGTTGTCTCAGTCGGAAGGAAGCGGAACTAACTCCATAAAGACGTTGAGCGCGAGTTTCGGCACGAAATGGCCCTACAAACGCACCATGTCGGCGCCAGCGTCGATGATTCCTCGCCAAGATACTAAACAAG AAAAGGAGAAGGTGTACAGCCGGCAATACTCGGCGCCTATCCTGAAGCGCAAGAGCTCCAGATTCGGACTGGGTCAGTTGCTGGGGTCCACCCCACCTAATAACAGTATACCAG ATGGTCATGTTCATTCGTTAAACATGGTGGATGAAACTAGCGCGTTACCAGGATACACTCACAAAATTGTAGACTTGGAGGAAGCTGACAAAGAGACCATGCACTTATTGGTTTTTCTTTTGATGCAATTTCTCTCCAGACAGGATcag GCTTATCCAACGGATGAGAAACCTCTATCAAAAACGCAAGGAATCGTTCTACGTCATTTGTATCTTCTACTAGGCTACAACCAAACTGAACGCATTTTTCATACTTCTCCGCAACGATTaag AGTTTCACCTGTATTCAACGTCTTTATCGCCAATCTTCCTCAACTTCTGGACCAGAATCATGTAATGGGATGGATGATGACGCCTCCAGTTCTAGCCATACTTCAACATTGTCCTTGTCCTCCGCAAGGTGTGCCTCCATCCGATCATCAAACACCCACGTATAGCTTATGGTATCTCGAACCGCATAATAGACGCTCTTGGTTAATGTCTCTCCTCGTTATACTGTATAAG TGTCAATACGGTCAGCAACCATGGTGTAATCAATTGCAAGTGTTGATCAAAATCGTACTGAACACTTTAGATACGCAGCACCATCAATGCAAAAGAATTCCAGCTACCGTGGTAATGAGCGCTCCATCCAGATCACGTG aCGTATCGCAACCGTCTCTAGGTGTGGATCACGAGCTGATGACAATGGGAGATATGAACGCCGAGAGTCCTCCAATGAGAACTCCTATAGTATCGGTGCACCAAAGAAGTCCAGGACCAACGCATAGTCAGATGGAAACTCATTGGGAAGAAAGCACACCTACTTGTCGTTACATGAACAAACATTCCAG CACCTTGCATGGCAGCAGTGGTGGATCGCTCGGCGAGCTGGAGGAAACACCGATCGCTGTCACGAGAAGCATTTCGCTACACGGGTCTAGAATCACGACCGATATTTTGACGAAAACGGATTGGAACAATCAGAATGTTATCAAGAAGTCGGAAGGAATCAGCAGACCTACTTGGTTTCTTGGAAGCGAGGAAGAATCTCATCag AGTACGAAGATTGGACCTCAAAAGAAGTGGAGTGTGCACGAAGGAGTAAAGATGATGGTGACGAGTACTTTGTTAACTGGTCAAGCAGATCTACAAAGATACACTTCAAGAATCGAGAAAGTGACGGAAAGGGCGGAGAAAGGGATTCTGGATAAAGCGATCCCAGAGAAACCAGCGACAGAGAAAGCTGCTCAAGAAAGGAACGTCACTGTACAAATAGCTTTTAATGGAGACATTGCCTCCTCGAAACCTTTTGGATTATCCACTGCCCTTGCGACTACTTTACCTGCCCAAGTTCAAAA atatgatttttcgaaagaaaagatgCCTCCAACAGGCTCCAGTAATTCAGATTCACCGAATTCTAAGCAATTGGGTCGTCAGAAGCGCATAGAGCAGACAGTGACCATAGCCTCGCCTGTGTCACCAGGTCAAGTGGTTACGGTGACGAGCAGCGACCAATCGAGTTCTCCAGCGGTGAGCTCGATTTCGTCTCAGATCACGAGCACGGATAATGGACAACATCCGAGCTGGAACGAGCCTCCTCATCCTCTAACTGCACCGACTGTTGAGAGACTTTTGCCAATTGGCACCACTATTCGTCCGACtg GTCCAAGACCAGCTCAGAGAATTCTGCGTTGCGAAGACACTTACGGATCGCCTGAATCACCATTGTCCAAGATGGACGTGTTGACAGTCA GTTCTTCGTTCGATCAAGATAGTGAAACGTGCATATCTAGCGATATAACGAGTCCTCGAAGTATTTCGCAGCTGGAGTTTCCATTGCCTGAACGATTGTTACCAGTTGGTCCTCACAGAGACTTCACCGGTCTCGTCGAGCATGTTCGTCAGGTACTTGGTGTCCGAGAGATTGAAG ATTCCAACAAATACAATAACGGAAATAGCGGAAAAACTGATGGACAAGCACCGATAAAACAAGATAGCACAACATCTGAGAACATG TCAGCGTCTCTAGTTCCAACATCGAACGAGATACAATCGAGCAGATCGACGAGTCCAAGGAGATTGATCAAGCAGGTAGCTCTGGAATCGCCGCCTCCAGCGATAGAGTCCTCGGATTATCCTGTTCGAGCATTCGATCCCGATCGAAGAGGCAGAGCAAAGGATCACGTTCGTATTCAACGAGACAAGCGAAAGGATAGTATCACTGGCCACGATGGTCCGTTAACCAGGCGTGCAGAATCCTG GTCTGGTCCTCAATTGCAGCCTAATTTCGATATTGCCTCGCAACAGGCCTATCACGCTGATTTCAACTTGAAGCAAAGTTTATTTCGCATTGGAGACGATTGTATTTACGAGAG ATGTTCAGAGTGTGGAACGATAAAGGAGGAATATTCAGATGAGGAACTTGGTCTATGTATTATCAACCTGGGTACGTTCATCCATCGTGAACCATCCTTGGCAGCTCCACTTTTGCCAGAAATTTTACGTGTCGTCACAAA GGTGGCTCTCAATGCGATGTATCCTTGGCAAAGCGAGACCAACATGCATCTACCTGGTGGCGCAATCAGCGTGGCTCATCAGTTCCTCCGATGCGTACTTCATCAATTAGCGCCTAATGGTGTCTTCTTGCAAATGTTCCAAACTCATTTAAATG AAAATACGAGAATGCAATTCTTTAAGAGTGTTACTCAGGCTCTAGTCGACTTCAATGAATTGAATCCAATAGCACCTCTGCAATTATTGCTCGAG GCCCTAAATGCGAAAAAATCTCTGCCAATGGAACGCCTCCCGATAATACTATTCAACATAGCCTGTTATCTGGATTGTTTGCCCCTTGAAACGGGCTTGAGCCCAGGTGCAACAACCTGGAGCGGTCTTCTCGCGCAATTCGATGGCCTATTTCGTAGACTAGTGTTGATACTCTCATCCATCGAGGATACCACTCCGTTATTAAGGATCATGATTTCTTTATTGAAGGTTCCGGGCATCCAATTGAAG aGCATGCTGGATCCCTTTGCCAAGGTGTTAAGTTACGCCATCCAGAATTCcactataaaatacaattatctgACAGACCTGTGTTATCTTTGTCATCGAGGTTTCATCAAAGACAGGGACAAACATTTTTTTGGAAGAACCATCGTATTCGAGCTGATTCAAGCGATTAAATTCAAGACTACGATACCGGATTCCAATTTCCTCTTGCTCTTGCATTTCGTGCTTCAG GATATCGGGGGCTCGTTACCTAATACGATCGCGTTGGAGAATATCCAAACAGACATATCACCGATTTACAATACGAACGCTTCCGAATCCCTGAAGAATCAACTGTCGGATGTGCTTGATTTCTTGGCAGATTTTCACACTTTAAGTAAAGTGAAg AGCTATAGCAAGGGAATGCAGGCTGGCCTGAACGAGGATACTTTAGGTGGTATCCTGAAATGTGGTCTCGCGCAATTTGTAGCTTTAGAAATCACTAGAGGCAACAATAGAGAGAACAGAGCTGTAGCTCGCTATCTTCCTTGGCTCTACAGCGCTCCCTCTATGATACAACAAGG AGCTCGAGAATATGTGGATTGTATAGGTCATATCAGATTACTATCATGGTTGCTGTTGGGCTCCCTTACGCACACTTCGATGTACGCTGGCAATAATACGCATAACAACCATGGCCAGTCGATCCCATCTGCACAACCAATACCGCAAGAAGTATCTTGTCATGTCGCGGATCATGTGCAAGTTATATTTTCCGGATTCCCGGAACAATCTAAAGCATCAGTTTTACACATGTCCTCATTATTTCATGCTTTCATATTGTGTcag CTATGGACGATGTATTTGGAAGAATTATCAAAGAATCCATCGAATAACGAAGGCCATattacaatgaatattttattggaattcTGGGGCAAGATAACGCCTTGTATATTACAATTAGTTGAATATTCGAAAGTC ttAGCCGAAATGGTCAATTTGCATTTCTTAAGTTTACTCGAAGCTCTTCTAGAATGTGGATCTATTCTGTTAAGTAAATTATTACCTCTTTGGAGTCCCATACTATATTCGCATCATGTTCAG tTACCAGGACATTTGCAAGTTCGTTTACAAAATTGTCGAGATTTTCCTCCTAACAAAATGTCTGAGCATTTTGCTTCGTCTCGACGAGAATCTAATGCGACACTTTTACGATGGCTACATCGATTACAGTTCAAAATGGGGCAAATAGAGATGCAATCTTCTACAGCCacacaattttattctatttaa